Proteins from a single region of Geoalkalibacter sp.:
- a CDS encoding acetyltransferase, translated as MKQAEIILVGGGGHCHSCIDVIEQQGRYRIAGIVDLPERVGQEVLGYPVIGTDDDLPRLAEEYRYFLITLGQIKSPARRMALFHRLKGLGVQLPTIVSSRAYVSHHARVGEGTIIMHGALVNAGARVGSNCIINTFCLLEHDASVGDHCHISTASVINGGTAVAEGTFVGSNTVTREGIRIGANCIVGGGVVVLQSVPNGTIYTGKK; from the coding sequence ATGAAGCAAGCGGAGATCATTCTGGTGGGCGGCGGCGGCCACTGTCATTCCTGCATCGATGTCATCGAGCAGCAGGGGCGCTACCGCATCGCGGGCATTGTCGATCTGCCGGAAAGGGTGGGGCAGGAGGTGCTGGGATACCCGGTCATCGGCACCGACGACGATCTCCCCCGGCTTGCCGAAGAGTACCGATATTTCCTGATCACCCTCGGCCAGATCAAAAGTCCGGCGCGGCGCATGGCACTTTTTCATCGGCTCAAGGGGCTGGGGGTGCAGCTGCCGACCATCGTTTCGTCCCGCGCCTACGTGTCGCACCACGCCCGGGTGGGAGAAGGCACCATCATCATGCATGGCGCCCTGGTCAATGCCGGAGCGCGGGTCGGGAGCAACTGCATCATCAACACCTTCTGCCTTTTGGAGCACGATGCAAGCGTCGGGGATCACTGCCACATCTCCACCGCCTCGGTCATTAACGGTGGTACGGCGGTTGCAGAAGGAACCTTTGTCGGCAGCAACACCGTCACGCGCGAAGGAATCCGCATCGGCGCCAACTGCATCGTCGGCGGCGGGGTGGTTGTTTTGCAGAGCGTCCCTAACGGAACCATCTACACGGGAAAGAAATGA
- a CDS encoding LegC family aminotransferase: MFEPILECIRQRFAKAGPIALHEPCFAGEEKAYVLDCIDSTFVSSVGRYVDEFERRVADFTGSRHAVAVVNGTQALFIALRLIGAREGAEVITQSLTFVATANAIFHTGARPVFVDVDQDTLGMSPQALASFLEDSAERRGGQTFNRRTGLPIVGCVPMHTLGHPCRVDEIQAICTDYDIAVVEDAAESLGSYYKDQHTGTFGRLGVFSFNGNKIVTTGGGGMLVTDDPHLARRAKHLTTTAKIAHRWEFVHDECGFNFRLPNLNAALGVAQMEQLSAFVAGKRRLAEEYRVDFAGLGVPFFTEPVGAKSNYWLNALLLRDENERDAFLRYSNDRQIMTRPLWRPMHQLAMYQDCQRGPLPNTEHLYARLVNIPSSVRP; this comes from the coding sequence ATGTTTGAACCCATCCTGGAGTGCATTCGGCAAAGGTTTGCCAAGGCGGGTCCCATCGCCCTGCACGAGCCCTGTTTCGCGGGCGAGGAAAAGGCGTATGTTCTGGACTGCATCGACTCCACCTTCGTGTCCAGTGTTGGCCGCTATGTCGACGAGTTTGAACGACGGGTGGCCGATTTCACGGGCAGCCGCCATGCCGTCGCCGTCGTCAACGGCACTCAGGCTTTGTTCATCGCCCTGCGTTTGATCGGCGCGCGGGAAGGTGCCGAGGTGATCACCCAATCCCTGACCTTCGTCGCCACCGCCAATGCCATATTCCACACCGGCGCACGGCCGGTGTTCGTCGATGTCGATCAGGATACCCTCGGCATGTCGCCCCAGGCCCTTGCTTCCTTTCTTGAGGACTCCGCGGAGCGCAGGGGCGGGCAAACTTTCAACCGAAGGACCGGATTGCCGATCGTCGGCTGCGTGCCCATGCACACCCTTGGGCATCCCTGTCGCGTCGATGAGATCCAGGCGATTTGCACCGACTACGACATTGCCGTTGTCGAGGATGCCGCGGAAAGTCTCGGCAGTTATTACAAAGATCAGCACACCGGGACTTTCGGTCGCCTGGGCGTCTTCAGCTTCAACGGCAACAAGATCGTCACCACGGGCGGCGGCGGCATGCTGGTGACCGATGATCCGCACCTGGCCCGGCGCGCCAAGCATCTCACGACCACCGCCAAAATCGCCCATCGCTGGGAGTTCGTTCATGACGAATGCGGCTTCAATTTCCGCCTGCCCAATCTCAACGCCGCCCTGGGCGTGGCGCAGATGGAGCAATTGAGTGCCTTTGTCGCCGGCAAGCGGCGGCTGGCCGAGGAATACCGTGTGGACTTCGCCGGGCTGGGGGTGCCGTTTTTCACCGAACCGGTGGGTGCGAAGTCAAACTATTGGCTCAACGCCCTGCTCTTGCGTGATGAAAACGAACGGGATGCCTTTTTGCGATACAGCAACGACCGGCAAATCATGACCCGGCCCTTGTGGCGGCCGATGCACCAGCTTGCCATGTACCAGGATTGTCAACGCGGCCCTCTCCCCAACACCGAGCATCTTTATGCGCGCTTGGTGAATATCCCCAGCAGCGTGCGGCCATGA
- a CDS encoding nucleotidyltransferase family protein, with translation MRSAKKLSVRPDATIRQVLEIIDAGNMQIALVVEDNLLLGTITDGDIRRGFLKGKGLDDSIAGLYNPNPVKGYLSQPREDLVQLALARGVKQLPMVDDEGKLVGIEIIDDYLRVSEKPNTVVLMAGGLGTRLRPLTVDTPKPMLTVGSKPILETIIESFSRYGFRNFYLSVNYKAEKIRDYFGDGRKQGVRIGYLNEKNRLGTAGALGMLPKGMDAPIIVMNGDLLTNVNFEHLLNYHVLTGADATMCVREYEFQVPYGVVHTEGATIQSIVEKPTHQYYVNAGIYVLNPSVLDIIPSGEFFDMPQLFQTLIQTKQKICSFPIREYWMDIGQPRDFEQANSDYEEVFHV, from the coding sequence ATGAGAAGCGCGAAAAAACTTTCCGTTCGTCCCGATGCCACCATCCGCCAGGTGCTTGAAATCATCGACGCGGGGAACATGCAGATCGCCCTGGTGGTGGAGGACAATCTGCTTCTGGGGACGATCACGGATGGCGACATCCGCCGCGGGTTTCTCAAGGGCAAGGGTCTGGACGATTCCATCGCCGGTTTATACAACCCGAACCCCGTCAAGGGCTATCTAAGCCAGCCAAGGGAAGACCTGGTCCAGTTGGCGCTGGCGCGCGGCGTCAAGCAGTTGCCGATGGTCGATGACGAGGGCAAGCTCGTCGGCATCGAGATTATCGACGACTATCTGCGCGTGTCGGAAAAGCCCAACACCGTCGTGCTGATGGCCGGCGGCCTCGGCACCCGCCTGCGGCCGCTGACGGTCGATACCCCCAAGCCCATGCTCACGGTTGGGTCGAAGCCGATTCTCGAGACGATCATCGAGAGCTTTTCCCGCTATGGATTCCGTAATTTTTATCTAAGCGTCAACTACAAGGCCGAAAAGATCCGCGATTACTTCGGCGACGGGCGCAAGCAAGGGGTGCGCATCGGTTACCTGAATGAAAAAAACCGCCTCGGCACCGCCGGTGCCCTGGGGATGCTTCCCAAGGGCATGGATGCACCGATCATCGTCATGAACGGCGATCTGCTGACCAACGTCAACTTTGAGCATCTCCTCAACTACCATGTGCTCACCGGGGCCGACGCGACCATGTGCGTGCGGGAATACGAATTTCAGGTTCCCTATGGCGTTGTGCATACCGAAGGCGCCACCATCCAGTCGATCGTTGAAAAACCAACGCACCAATATTATGTCAATGCGGGGATTTATGTGCTGAATCCATCGGTCCTTGACATTATCCCGTCGGGTGAATTTTTCGACATGCCTCAATTGTTTCAGACGCTGATTCAGACGAAACAAAAGATCTGCTCGTTCCCGATTCGTGAATACTGGATGGATATCGGCCAGCCCCGCGATTTTGAACAGGCCAACAGCGATTACGAAGAGGTCTTTCATGTATGA
- the neuB gene encoding N-acetylneuraminate synthase: MNSRVFIIAEAGVNHNGSMDLARKLVDAAAEAGADAVKFQTFRTESLVRRNAPKAEYQKATTAAGESQFEMIRKLELDADAHRELMAHCRLRGILFLSSPFDLESIELLDALELSIFKIPSGEITNLPYLRRIGRLGKPIILSTGMADLGEVGAALEVLIAAGAKKEKITLLHCNTEYPTPMEDVNLRAMTTLGTTFATQVGYSDHTLGIEIPIAAVALGATVIEKHFTLDRTLEGPDHKASLEPGELAAMVKAIRNVSTALGSGIKAPSASERRNIPIARKSIVAARAIRRGELFSEENLATKRPAQGLSPMLWDEVLGRPANKDFAPDEPIILP; this comes from the coding sequence ATGAACTCACGGGTATTCATCATCGCCGAAGCGGGCGTGAACCACAACGGCAGCATGGATCTGGCCAGAAAGCTGGTGGATGCCGCCGCCGAGGCCGGAGCCGATGCCGTCAAGTTCCAGACTTTTCGCACCGAGAGCCTGGTGCGCCGCAATGCTCCCAAGGCCGAGTACCAGAAAGCGACCACGGCGGCGGGCGAATCGCAGTTCGAGATGATCCGCAAGCTGGAATTGGACGCGGACGCCCATCGCGAACTCATGGCGCATTGCCGCCTGCGCGGCATTCTATTTCTGTCCTCGCCCTTTGATCTGGAGAGCATCGAACTACTGGATGCTCTCGAGCTGTCGATCTTCAAGATCCCCTCGGGGGAAATCACCAATCTCCCCTACCTGCGCCGCATTGGCCGCTTGGGCAAGCCCATCATCCTTTCGACGGGCATGGCCGATCTGGGCGAAGTCGGTGCGGCACTTGAAGTGCTGATCGCCGCCGGTGCAAAAAAAGAAAAAATCACCCTGCTGCATTGCAACACGGAATATCCCACGCCCATGGAGGACGTGAACCTGCGTGCCATGACGACCCTTGGGACGACTTTCGCAACGCAGGTCGGCTACTCGGACCACACCCTGGGAATCGAAATCCCCATCGCGGCGGTCGCCTTGGGCGCCACCGTCATCGAGAAGCATTTCACCCTCGACCGCACCTTGGAAGGCCCCGACCACAAGGCTTCGCTGGAACCCGGGGAACTGGCCGCGATGGTGAAAGCGATCCGCAACGTCAGTACGGCCCTGGGCAGCGGCATCAAGGCCCCTTCAGCTTCGGAACGGCGCAATATTCCCATTGCCCGAAAAAGTATTGTGGCTGCCCGCGCCATTCGCAGGGGCGAGCTTTTCAGCGAAGAGAACCTCGCGACCAAGCGTCCCGCGCAGGGTTTGAGCCCCATGCTTTGGGATGAAGTACTGGGTCGCCCGGCCAACAAGGATTTTGCTCCCGACGAACCGATCATCCTGCCATGA
- the neuC gene encoding UDP-N-acetylglucosamine 2-epimerase, which yields MRRVCVFTGSRAEYGLLKPLLERFRDDPDIELQTLVSGMHLSPEFGLTYREIERDGFPLSETIDMLLSSDTPAGLGKSTGLGLIGFSDALARLKPDVLVILGDRFEALAAATAAVFHRIPVAHLHGGESTQGAMDEAFRHAITKMSHLHFASTEEYRRRIIQLGEHPSRVFNVGAIGLDVMEELDFLSKAELETDLGFELGDRNLLITFHPVTLENQSAEQQFRELLLAVDQLTSAKAIFTKANADTDGRVINQLIDRYVAENPERATAATSLGQLRYLSALRLVDAVVGNSSSGIIEAPSLGVPTVNIGDRQKGRTRAASVIDCAPVAADILAACRLAFTKELKKIARTAENPYRQKNTAGRIAKIIGSAEFADLKKAFFDLPQDCFRGL from the coding sequence ATGAGAAGGGTTTGCGTATTTACCGGAAGCCGTGCCGAATATGGGCTGCTCAAGCCTTTGCTGGAGCGGTTTCGCGACGATCCGGACATCGAACTGCAAACCCTTGTCAGCGGCATGCATCTCTCCCCCGAGTTCGGCCTGACCTATCGTGAGATTGAACGCGACGGGTTCCCCCTCAGCGAAACCATCGACATGCTGCTCAGCTCGGACACGCCGGCGGGATTGGGCAAATCGACAGGGCTCGGCCTGATTGGGTTTTCCGATGCTCTGGCGCGGCTGAAACCGGATGTGCTGGTGATTCTGGGCGATCGCTTCGAGGCGCTGGCGGCGGCGACCGCCGCCGTCTTTCATCGCATTCCCGTCGCGCATCTGCATGGGGGCGAAAGCACCCAGGGGGCCATGGACGAAGCCTTTCGACATGCGATTACCAAAATGAGTCATTTGCACTTTGCGTCAACCGAAGAATACCGGCGCCGAATCATCCAACTCGGTGAACATCCAAGTCGGGTTTTCAACGTCGGGGCCATAGGTCTGGATGTGATGGAAGAGCTTGATTTTCTCTCAAAGGCAGAGCTGGAGACTGATCTGGGTTTTGAATTGGGCGATCGCAACCTGTTGATCACCTTTCATCCCGTGACCCTGGAAAACCAATCGGCGGAACAGCAGTTCAGGGAACTTTTGCTGGCCGTCGACCAACTCACTTCCGCCAAGGCTATTTTCACCAAGGCCAATGCCGACACCGACGGCCGGGTGATCAATCAGTTGATTGACCGCTATGTCGCCGAAAACCCGGAGCGAGCCACCGCTGCAACCTCCTTGGGGCAATTGCGCTATCTCAGTGCGCTGCGTCTGGTCGATGCCGTGGTCGGCAACAGCAGCAGCGGCATTATCGAGGCGCCCTCCCTCGGCGTCCCAACGGTCAACATCGGGGACCGGCAAAAGGGTCGCACCCGAGCCGCCAGTGTCATTGATTGCGCCCCGGTCGCTGCGGATATCCTGGCGGCCTGCCGCCTTGCCTTTACAAAAGAGCTAAAGAAAATCGCACGGACAGCCGAAAACCCCTACAGACAGAAGAATACCGCCGGGCGGATCGCCAAAATCATCGGTTCGGCCGAATTTGCCGATCTGAAGAAAGCTTTTTTCGATCTGCCGCAGGATTGTTTCAGGGGGCTGTGA
- a CDS encoding acylneuraminate cytidylyltransferase family protein — MYEGRRILAVIPARGGSKGLPGKNIRELAGKPLIAWSIEAGRQSRHVDQLTVSTDSPEVARVAREWGGDVPFMRPAELATDEAKGIDAILHAVQWHRDRGENFDLVLVLQPTSPLRTAADIDLAVELFFAKDAGAVVSVCPTDHHPWWSNTLPVDGSMKDFLRPELKNANRQSLPAFYRLNGAIYLADIRFLEKKRSFITDGAFAYPMALESSVDIDTLLDFRLAEILLAERAKHHPK, encoded by the coding sequence ATGTATGAGGGGCGACGGATTCTTGCCGTCATCCCGGCGCGGGGCGGCAGCAAGGGGCTGCCCGGTAAAAACATTCGGGAGCTCGCCGGCAAACCCCTCATCGCCTGGAGTATCGAGGCGGGGCGACAGTCGCGCCATGTGGATCAACTGACCGTCTCCACCGACAGCCCCGAAGTTGCTCGGGTTGCCAGGGAATGGGGCGGCGATGTGCCCTTCATGCGTCCGGCCGAGCTGGCGACGGACGAGGCGAAGGGGATCGATGCGATCCTCCACGCCGTCCAATGGCATCGGGATCGTGGAGAGAACTTCGATCTCGTCCTCGTGCTCCAGCCGACTTCCCCCCTGCGGACGGCCGCGGACATCGACCTGGCCGTCGAGCTCTTTTTCGCAAAGGATGCCGGCGCCGTTGTCTCGGTCTGCCCGACGGACCATCATCCCTGGTGGTCCAACACCCTGCCCGTGGACGGCAGCATGAAGGATTTTCTGCGACCGGAATTAAAGAACGCCAACCGCCAGTCGCTGCCGGCCTTTTACCGCCTCAACGGCGCCATCTATCTGGCCGACATCAGATTTCTCGAAAAAAAACGCTCTTTCATCACCGATGGGGCCTTTGCCTATCCCATGGCACTCGAAAGCTCCGTCGATATCGATACCCTGCTTGATTTCCGGCTGGCCGAAATTTTGTTGGCCGAGCGAGCGAAACATCATCCGAAATAA